The following are from one region of the Penaeus vannamei isolate JL-2024 chromosome 28, ASM4276789v1, whole genome shotgun sequence genome:
- the LOC113803936 gene encoding spidroin-1 gives MLTQRDLNIQYIPINILPVNAWTLRFSVSITHATSFPLLRRSPRQGDPPGRHASPFNPGNPVESSNEALEDDDCLASSLRVSPPSGDDLGGKMRSGVCIGSSVDCGSSHRSGWDRTVSKAEPLRPRRKSRRITELKCHRIPTAFGLASRCMSPGMKARGPTSFGDSDSKNGVDKGDILHLEHLVAVAALVVVGASVGELKPQGIPLLGGNNIGGNGGGGAGGGAGGGLGSLGGGLAGIDGGSAGFNGGLGGFDPGLGGLDGGLGSFDPGLGGLDGGLGGFDPGLGGRDGGLGGFSPGFDGLSGAGNLDGGLGGFDGGLTGFEGGLSGFDSGLSGLDGFGTFDAGLSGFEGELGGFDSGISGLGGFDGLSGFDGGIGGFDGGLGGPELGLGGLSGSGGGLSGLDGLSALDGGFGSDLGGFGGGLTSFDGAVAAPLVGGVADGFGGAGSGFAGSGGGEGSGSGSGVGFDVSGGVGGQGGLGAGGGLADSLTAATPGGEAAGVGLPLVGAGNPGGSGAESAGAGFPGGGVADGVGSPAHTSIGVGSPVDASVGVGSPVDTSVGVGSPVDTLVSVGSPIDTSFGVGSPVDTSFGVGSPVDTSFGVGSPVDTLVSVGSPVDTSVGVGSPVASSLGTITPTDTSIGAGSHGEASFGIADASAGGLIGSPVDASAGSSAAASEPSAGSLSAGSTSSVPSGSPLSAGAPSTLTSFMNFGSPVGVGTPASGTGFMAVGSPVSITTPSSVKSAMTVGSPVSVSSPLGAASSMTIGKPVTVSSPSGFKSTMTIGSPVSLSSPAQTTATVVSRPASAGSLPKTGTSTRVTGTVGVASPASVSSPGSVGTSASVRGAAGVGSLVKGSSSISAPVSLKNTMAVGSPVSISSTVGAGVGGGVKSSMAVGSPVSVGRPGGVVISRGVTTAGPVLSHGGGGRGEGDRGSRRASGFSITKAHLTHVGTFEGTDIIDHIFDGDGFSVTRARLTHVGTLPPGGSSGARRGEARDYGR, from the exons TCTCAGTTTCTATCACTCACGCGACCTCCTTCCCCCTGCTGCGTCGGTCTCCCAGACAGGGGGATCCTCCGGGTCGCCACGCCTCGCCCTTCAACCCTGGCAACCCCGTCGAGAGCTCTAATGAGGCGCTCGAAGACGACGACTGCCTCGCGAGTTCGTTGCGAGTTTCACCTCCTTCCGGTGACGACCTCGGTGGGAAGATGCGCTCAGGTGTATGCATTGGATCAAGTGTAgact GCGGATCGTCGCACAGAAGTGGATGGGACAGAACTGTTTCCAAAGCAGAGCCTCTTCGACCCCGACGGAAGAGCCGACGGATAACTGAGCTTAAATGTCATAGAATCCCGACGGCCTTTGGACTTGCCTCGCGCTGTATGTCTCCTGGGATGAAGGCAAGAGGACCTAC TTCTTTTGGCGATTCTGATTCTAAGAATGGTGTTGATAAAGGTGATATTCTG CATCTGGAGCATCTGGTAGCAGTCGCAGCCCTGGTTGTGGTTGGGGCTTCAGTGGGGGAACTGAAGCCTCAGGGAATTCCTCTTCTGGGCGGCAATAACataggaggaaacggaggaggtggagctggaggaggagctggag GTGGATTGGGTAGCCTTGGTGGCGGGTTAGCTGGCATTGATGGTGGATCAGCTGGTTTCAATGGTGGATTAGGTGGATTCGATCCTGGATTAGGTGGACTCGATGGTGGATTAGGTAGTTTCGATCCTGGATTGGGTGGACTCGATGGTGGATTAGGTGGTTTCGATCCTGGTTTAGGTGGACGCGATGGTGGATTGGGTGGTTTCAGCCCTGGATTTGATGGATTAAGTGGGGCTGGTAACCTAGACGGTGGATTGGGTGGTTTTGATGGCGGATTAACCGGTTTTGAAGGTGGATTAAGTGGATTTGATAGCGGACTCTCTGGTCTCGACGGATTCGGCACATTTGATGCTGGCTTAAGCGGCTTCGAAGGTGAACTCGGTGGATTCGATAGTGGAATAAGTGGATTAGGTGGTTTTGATGGACTAAGTGGCTTTGATGGTGGAATTGGTGGATTCGACGGCGGATTGGGCGGCCCCGAGCTTGGATTAGGTGGCCTAAGTGGATCGGGCGGTGGCTTAAGTGGCCTAGATGGACTGAGTGCTCTAGACGGTGGATTTGGCAGTGACCTGGGTGGCTTTGGGGGAGGACTGACGAGTTTCGACGGCGCCGTCGCTGCTCCACTTGTCGGTGGAGTGGCAGACGGATTCGGTGGAGCTGGAAGTGGATTCGCAGGTtctggaggtggagagggaagtggatCAGGCAGCGGGGTGGGTTTTGACGTTTCCGGTGGGGTGGGGGGCCAGGGAGGACTGGGCGCGGGGGGAGGACTCGCGGACTCCCTCACCGCTGCGACCCCGGGCGGAGAAGCTGCCGGTGTTGGACTCCCTCTGGTCGGGGCTGGCAATCCTGGGGGCAGCGGGGCGGAGTCTGCTGGCGCTGGGTTCCCCGGTGGGGGCGTGGCCGATGGGGTTGGCAGCCCTGCTCATACCTCCATTGGCGTTGGTAGCCCTgttgatgcctcagtaggtgttGGTAGCCCTGTTGATACCTCAGTTGGTGTTGGTAGCCCTGTTGATACCTTGGTTAGTGTTGGTAGCCCTATTGACACCTCCTTTGGTGTTGGTAGCCCTGTTGACACCTCCTTTGGTGTTGGTAGCCCTGTTGACACCTCCTTTGGTGTTGGTAGCCCTGTTGATACCTTGGTTAGTGTTGGTAGCCCTGTCGATACCTCAGTTGGTGTTGGTAGCCCTGTAGCTTCCTCCCTTGGTACTATTACCCCAACTGATACCTCCATCGGCGCCGGCAGCCATGGCGAGGCCTCATTTGGTATTGCTGATGCATCTGCTGGAGGTCTCATTGGCAGCCCTGTCGACGCCTCCGCTGGGTCGAGCGCCGCCGCGTCAGAGCCTTCCGCAGGGTCGCTCAGCGCTGGGAGCACGAGTTCCGTCCCCTCCGGCAGTCCCCTCAGTGCCGGCGCCCCGTCAACCCTTACGAGCTTCATGAACTTCGGAAGCCCCGTCGGTGTTGGCACGCCTGCAAGTGGTACGGGCTTCATGGCGGTTGGTAGCCCTGTCAGCATTACTACTCCTTCGAGTGTTAAGAGTGCTATGACTGTTGGCAGCCCTGTCAGTGTTAGCAGTCCTCTGGGTGCTGCGAGTTCCATGACAATTGGCAAGCCTGTCACTGTCAGCAGTCCTTCGGGCTTTAAGAGCACGATGACAATTGGCAGCCCTGTAAGCCTAAGTTCTCCCGCGCAGACTACAGCTACAGTCGTCAGCAGACCCGCGAGTGCCGGCAGTCTCCCAAAGACTGGAACTTCTACACGTGTTACAGGCACGGTGGGTGTTGCTAGTCCTGCAAGTGTTAGCAGTCCAGGAAGTGTAGGAACATCCGCAAGTGTTCGAGGCGCCGCGGGTGTTGGCAGTCTCGTCAAAGGCAGCAGCTCAATAAGTGCTCCCGTAAGTTTGAAAAACACAATGGCTGTTGGCAGCCCAGTGAGCATTAGCAGCACAGTCGGGGCAGGCGTTGGAGGAGGTGTCAAGAGCAGCATGGCAGTCGGCAGCCCCGTCAGCGTCGGCAGGCCGGGCGGGGTCGTGATCAGCCGCGGCGTGACGACCGCAGGCCCTGTGCTCTCCCACGGCGGCGGAGGTCGAG GCGAGGGCGACCGCGGCAGCAGGAGAGCCAGTGGTTTCAGCATCACGAAGGCTCACCTGACGCACGTTGGCACCTTCGAAGGCACTGACATTATAGATCATATATTCG ATGGCGACGGCTTCAGCGTCACCAGAGCTCGACTGACCCACGTTGGCACTCTGCCCCCGGGTGGCTCTTCCGGTgccaggcgaggcgaggcgagag ATTACGGCAGATAA